Part of the Paroedura picta isolate Pp20150507F chromosome 3, Ppicta_v3.0, whole genome shotgun sequence genome is shown below.
TctactccctctcccccagccaaCCAAATAGGTCTATTAGCAGTTTTTGGCTTCCTTGGTACCTGACAGAGTTCTGTACTTGAATGCCTTCACATGGAGCAATACAGGAATGATAACTATGTGGGCCATAAATTATGCAGGACAGTTATTTCCGTATTCTTTCATTTCCACTGATTTCCgaagtacttttaaaaaatgcttaacaGGATAACACTTTTTAGTTTATGCACCCTAAATTTTAAGAGACTGTATAAATCAGTACAACAAACAAAAGGCAAAGGGAAGATAAGACGGTTGCTTTATGCTTAAATTTTATCTTGAATGTAAAAAATTACTACTGCAGTTTTTATGAGACTGACATATAAAAGAGGCTAAGAACATAGCTCTATGCTTCTTTTAAGCGCCAAGAACAGAAGCcgttttttaaaagctctttagAATAATGAAAATGTTAGCCAACTATACAAGCACAAGGTTTAAAACAATTTGTATACCTCATCAACCATGGAGACATACCTCAAAAGTGTTCTACATGTTAAacatctctgtttttttttaaatacacatagGCATTTCCCAATTTTAGGCAGTTTTCCAAGCCCATTTAACATTAAAAATCTTCTGATATACTTTCAGTAATTTACTACATAATTTGGTCTCAAtatttaacaaacaaaaaaaataccaTTTCACCTATGCTTACTGTAAAGTCCCTGATTCCATGTGCCCAATTTCTTAACTTTATTCAGTTAAGTTTGATAGTCGGCTATAGCAATCAACAGAAGTATGTAGGTACATTATTTTGTAAAACACAGGTTttagtgttttaaaaatattattcctCAGGCTTGTTCTTCATGGATTATAACACTTAATTTGAAGGTTATCTTCCATCTGAAACATTTCTGTTGGCATACATGTTGTAGAACACAAAGCATGTGCAAGGTAGCTCTTATATTGCAATGGTACAAGATAGATATTCAAATTTTTCATGGTTACTGGCTCCAGAATCCAAGCAAGTCTAAGAGAGCTGATAATTTTCAGAGGAAAAACTGATTCTTCTCAAATGGCTGGAAAAATTATTTTGTGTACAACATAAATGTAACAATAGTTTTTCCTAAAATAACAAAACCCTAGATAATGTTttcatttaacaatttttttcaaTGTTATTCAAAACATTTTGCTTTTGGTATACTTTTATCTGAAAGATAAAAAATTTCTTGCAAGGATAAAAACTGAAATGCTAGTCAAGCATcaagaaaagaacaagaaaattCACATGGTTGACATTAAAATTCAGAAAAGCTTACAGTGAAATGAACAACCACATAAAAGCTACACAGGGgacaaaaatacagaaaaattaCACATCAAATCTTCAACATTCTTTGCTAAAGGCTAAACATTCTATCAAACAATATTTCTATTTGAAGTTATTTTATGACAGTAGTCCAAACCAAACACACAAACCAaaaacccccctcccaccccccacaataCCCAGCTTTACACAGAGTTTGCAGTGACATACCTCTCACTTTCTCTGACTGGCACAATTATGATTGCTACTCATCTGTTCACAAAAATTTCCTTTTACTGAACCTCAAAAGATTGCAGGATATATCTGTGATATCTATTTGGAATTATTTGTGCTTTCATCTCTTTCTAATgccaaatatctattttacttttaTAAGGTGTAGGTAAATCCAAGTGGAGGATATATTTTTCCCTTTTCTGGTActcaaggcattttttaaaaactaccatctcttggtgagtgctctccccccccctttaccagagcagtattttaagacaGTATGCCTCAAGATGGATTCAGTTTGAAGACATCTGTGCAGTTACAGAGCAGGTGGTCCACTTAATAAGAAGGCTTTGGAGGGTCCATGTATGCTGGATTATAAGGTGGCTGAACTGTTGGATGGGAAACTCCAGCACCTGTTGGAAAACAAGATAATAtatcaaaaaaatatatatatatatacatacacacacacacacacacacacacacacacacacacacacacacacacacacacacacacacacacactcctgagcTTGCTGTACAATATACTATCTTACAATTTCATGAAGTTTTCCTTTATGGCTTGTATTTTCACATTCAAAGCAGATAAGACAATGACAGGTAAGATTCATGACAGTCCTTCCCAGATTTTTGCAACTGTGCCAGGGCCCAATTCTTACTGGAGTTGGATGATAAAGGTGATGAAATTTGCCTTTCCCAACATTCTATCCAATTTTCCTCATTGGATCTGATACCCCTAATACTATTAGAGACCtttaaagaaaaggggaaagagagactggtgccaatcccccccccccctaactttCAAGACTAATAACAGCAAAAGGATTAAATTAATGAAACTGGACAGAGTTAGGCAGGTTAAAACCACCTCTCCCTACATGGTCCAATTCTAATTGGGACACCATATAACTGTAATGGCCAAACGGAAAAAATACATTTGGGTGATGGATGATCTTCTTTGTTGTATAGCTTGACCCCTTCAGAGAAAAATAAACTTATTTAAGAACTCAGGAAGCATTCCCACCTTGATCTGCAAGATCTTCCAAGGAAATTGTATCCTTATCAAGAAGCAAGTATTCAGATGTAACCAACTGCCATAATAAATGGACTCAAAGTGACTTGTAAATATCTACCAAAATACTTTCAGAAATTAGATTATTTCTAGTTCTGTGGGGTGCAACAGTGACAAATAGCACAAGTTACaaatcaattaaaaacacatcTAATCACAAAGACTCATGGGAATGATTCAATACAGGGCTAATATTCCTAACAATGGGGGCGGGGGAAGCTTGAGCTCATAACTGTTTGAGTTTTTGCTTGCTGAACACCTTTTAAGTTCCAGTTTCTACAACTGTGCTCTTCCCTATGTgcacttttaaaatatcttcagtGCAAGGAAACCTTGTTTCCCAGCTATCCTAAGCCTGTAGAGTCCAATGTTCAGGACATAGAAAAAGGGAACGTATGAAGGAGATGAAGATCTTCctggggctgccaggaggaggggaCAGAAGATGTGACAAATTTATAAGGAAGAAGTTGTCTGAGGAAGGATTTAATGTCAATTGACCAGTGGGATTAGTTCCATTCTTATCTGACCAGGTATGGGGCGCAGTGAAGATGGTGACATTGCCATAATGAGACGACCAGGGGCAAGGAAAGATGACCTTTTCGTAAATCCTATCAGAAAGGAGTCTGGGCTGCTGGGGAGGCACTGGGCAGATAAAGAGAAGATGCCTGCAATCCAATGCTCAGTCTGTTGTCTTCCTAGGACAGTGCAGAAGCTGTGCAGGAGACAGGCAATCAGGGGAAAGAGGGTACATATATGTTCTTAGGGTGCataatggggagtggggggaattaGTATTTTCCAATTTCCATGATGCACAATAGTGAAATTGAACTAATTTAACACATCAATTTAAACAGAGAAAATGGGATCATAAAGAATAAACAAGATCAGGAAATTACATCAATTACAACATTGCTGGTGGCTAAAAGGAAAACAGTTCAATTTCAGTGAAATGAATGACTCTTCTCAGTAAGCACTTGCTGTTTGGGGATGGGGAATTGTGGGATTTTAATGACAATAATAAATACTCTACCATGGAGCCACAACAATTCCTCAGAAGTGCAAAGGGACCCAAGAAGGCAAATAAATTTacagaacagcagttctcaacttgggggtcacaACCACCTCTCCTGTGACGCTGGCCTCCTCAGTGCTGCCTCGGTAAGCTCCAAGGTGGCGCGGACGAGGCCAGTGCTATGCCGCCACCCTTCTATCCACCTCCGCCACTGCTCCATGCCCCCTACAGTGAGAGTGCCACCAACAGCTGCACATGTGCGCTgccacatgtgcacatgcatacTGCCATATGTGTGCATGCGCACCGCTGAGTGAGTGCGCATGCCGCCTGTTGTAGGGGTCACAGGTCGGTGGTGGTTGAAAACCGCTGTTGCAGAAgcagtgtgtgtttatgtgtacaCAGAAATAATTGGTATGGGATTGGTTAAATTGCTTTTTAATTTAAAGAGCAAGCAtgaacaatctttttttttaaatctacaacAAATGTATGTTGAACAGTTAAAGGAAGACCTCAACGTGTGGCAGAAGAGCTTTATATAAGTAAACCATTACAATTAATAGCTATGTGCTTCCTTTTTTTGTCACCAGGTCATTTAAGGAAGGAAAAATGGTTTCAGATGCTTTCCTTGAACAGTTTTGGTCCTCTTACCTGCCATTGTTTCGTGGTAGGCTGGTGGTCCTGCAGGCTGCATGGGGTAAGGAGGAGGGTATTGTGTCGGGTAGGGTGCTGCTGGCACTCCAGGCTGTGGCTGCACTGGCACAGGACTATATCCTGCATGGTAACCTCCATGGTAGCTTGGTGCTATCCCGGGCTGCTGGGGATATGGCAGTTGCACCACAGTAGTGGCGGTCGTAGTTGTGACAATAGCTGCAAAAATACAAGGAGTCAGGAAGGCCTGCAAATTATAAAGGATGAACGTTCTAAAAAACATTTGctcccattttcatttttttcactTGAATTTTTAGAAGATCAgtttatttgtaccctgccttattattattattattattattattattattattattattattattattattattattattatttaatttttagaccgcccttctccaaataggtctcagggcggtttacagcataaatagttaaaacacaataaaatccccataaaacccccaattaacaaGAATTTTACTacttgaaagaatctcaaagcaacttacaattgctttcccttcctctggccACAATAGATATCCTGCgaagcagctgagagagctctgagagaacagtgactggcccaaggtcaccccactgggtgcatgaggaggagtgaggaattaagCCCAGATCTCTAGattaggggctgctgctcttaagcactacactgtGGGCTCTAGTTTTTATCAACTTAGCAGCAGAGAAAGTGAAGCACCTCAGAATCTAAAAAAACAGCCTGCAGTCCTaggcagaattactccagtctagATCCAATGAGAATACACTACCCCTTGCAGAGTTAATCTCCCTTCACACCAAGTCATAAATTCTTCAAAACTTCCTAACCCTAAATTTAAATCACTGATTTTAAAATTCTATATGTTACTTGGTTAGTTTGTTCTCATGTATATTAGAAGCAAGGGCTAATAGTTGTAACTTATAGTCAGATAAAAAGAGCATATCCTTGATGCTTTATAGCATTATTCATTATTACAGAACTAAGCAAACTGCAGAGTTGCCTTCAGATAGTTGAAGAACGTAAGAGGATGAAGTGACAACCAGGTAGGTACAATCAACAATCCTTAGCAGTATACAGAATTACATCTCCTGGAGCCAATGGGACTGTGATAACTTGTCAGTGATATTACGTGTTCTACCATATTTGTGATTCTCTTCTCAATGGCTCTTTATCTTAACAACTCTTTATCTCATCTCAATTTATATAAAAAGGACCATAAATCTAGTTTTTGGAAATTGAAAGTTTTGACATGTATGTACTGCTTGTTAATACCAAGATGTAGTTTTAAAGCTTTAATAATAAATCAAAAGCTTGTACTTTTAAAcaataattaatattaaaaactgatttaaagaaattaaaactcTTTGAAATTGGACTCACTTCTTAACTTACTTATAACTTCtaggccaggggcagtcaaactgcagccctccagatgtccatggattacaattcccatgacccccgccaacgttcactggcaggggctcatgggaattgtagtccatggacatctggagggctgcagtttgactacccctgttcaaggcCAACTGGCAAAATAACTGCCTGCTATCCCCGCCCCCCTCTTCTAACATGAAACACAGGATTCTCATCATTTGAGAAATGGAACAGAAAACCTTATTTAATGACCAAGGAAACTTTATGAATATGATGGGAACATGGTGAAGGTAGGCATGCTATAAGATTATACTGGACCCTGAAATAATGTTTGGCCCCAGGTCATAGAATGAAGTGTACTACTTTGGACCGCAGCTAAGGGAATATCTTTTTCTGAGTTTCCTTATATTAATAATTTCCTGTAAATGAAAATTAGCACAGAATGCAAAGGATTAGGACAGAAACTCTTTCTCCGAATGGCTGTTTATCTCCAGGAAGTTGTCATATGAGACACCATTCAAAATATGAGTCTTCACACCTGCAATCTGAAAGGTTACAGCCTTTTCTATCAACTTGTTGTTCAGTGTGGCTAGACTCAGCTTTcttagggcctttccgcacaaggaacaatgttgccaattagttccacaaagcggaaacgctattttaaatagtggaatctcggcgttccgcataccttcatttgtagtggaatccagtagcgtttcattcgttccccacaggtttccagtctcacaaaaatcgctaaaaaggaagcgatttttttctgtgcttgttcccgcccctggccgtcaatcaaacgaacagccaatggacagttgttatcatgctccagaaaagcccctttccctttaagcacaggttaaaaaaaatatataacacgttgcaacgaatatgccttgattcttcctaacgtagagatccatctagctggtgtgtgagctagtgagtcatcgttaccatgctcccctgagtgaaaaaaaaatcctccccccgcacaggtgcgattttcggccgaaaataaagggaacttgtaacaaggggctgtattgtgcttggggacataggggagctttaaagcacttctgcggAGGGACTGTacctggagaagcctcgcttggtgaatgaagcctcgctggttcgttgctttccccgctcgctccaagggggaaaaaaatggtgatcgcttcaccggaagttcggaggagagagccagggggagagactttgttgcagccactacattgagaacgcacaggtctttttcacgagtgttgcaggttgttggcaggagtgtagcgattttctgagggtgaatccacttttctggattcacccgaaattgctacaacgaagcgattttagcgctagtgttccaggactgttgcagattgtgtgcaacgtcatgcagaacggcaaattagtagcgtttaccatttgtaagccttctgctacattaaactcgtgcggaatggcccttagaattgGACAAAATGAGTTCTAAGACGTGATCTTGGAATTATGCATTACTTGAAATTTCCTTGTGTGTAAATTTCCTTTACTCTTCTAGTCTGACAATGACTCTCTTCCCTCTATTAGGCAAATCAGAAATGAAAGGGGAGCATCGGGCAGTACTCACGCCTTGGTGGAGGTGTCCTTCGGCATGCTTTATATAGGCAGCAACAGGAGCAGGTGAAACAAAGAATGACCGTC
Proteins encoded:
- the SHISA5 gene encoding protein shisa-5 isoform X2, which codes for MGEAMKYQSDFDEWNDVRDRSPGTFIAIGVTLFVLFVVTVILCFTCSCCCLYKACRRTPPPRPIVTTTTATTVVQLPYPQQPGIAPSYHGGYHAGYSPVPVQPQPGVPAAPYPTQYPPPYPMQPAGPPAYHETMAGAGVSHPTVQPPYNPAYMDPPKPSY
- the SHISA5 gene encoding protein shisa-5 isoform X3, translating into MGPGTFIAIGVTLFVLFVVTVILCFTCSCCCLYKACRRTPPPRPIVTTTTATTVVQLPYPQQPGIAPSYHGGYHAGYSPVPVQPQPGVPAAPYPTQYPPPYPMQPAGPPAYHETMAGAGVSHPTVQPPYNPAYMDPPKPSY